A window of the Echeneis naucrates chromosome 3, fEcheNa1.1, whole genome shotgun sequence genome harbors these coding sequences:
- the fgf4 gene encoding fibroblast growth factor 4, with product MGSQAALRTVLVLGLVTGLVGCAPGLNRTADRWESLFSQSLARIPGEKREDISRDSDYLLGIKRLRRLYCNVGIGFHIQVLPDGGITGVHNENRFSLLQISPVERGVVTLLGIRSGLFVAMNRRGKLYGSLHYNHECKFREKLLANNYNAYESAAYPRMYIGLSKNGKTKRGNRVSPAMTVTHFLPRI from the exons ATGGGCTCTCAGGCGGCCCTGCGAACTGTACTGGTCCTGGGCCTTGTGACCGGCCTGGTGGGATGCGCCCCCGGATTGAACCGGACCGCGGACCGTTGGGAGTCCCTCTTCTCCCAGTCCCTGGCGCGGATCCCGGGGGAGAAGCGGGAGGATATCAGTCGGGACAGCGACTACCTCTTGGGAATTAAAAGGTTGCGACGCCTCTATTGCAACGTGGGGATCGGCTTCCACATCCAGGTGTTGCCGGACGGCGGAATAACCGGCGTCCACAACGAAAATCGCTTCA GTCTGCTGCAGATCTCACCAGTGGAGAGAGGAGTGGTCACTCTGCTGGGCATTCGCAGCGGACTCTTCGTAGCCATGAACCGCAGAGGAAAGCTTTACGGATCT CTACACTACAACCATGAGTGCAAATTCAGAGAGAAGCTCCTCGCCAACAACTACAACGCCTATGAGTCGGCAGCCTACCCAAGGATGTACATCGGCCTTAGTAAGAAcggcaaaacaaaaagaggaaaccgAGTTTCACCTGCCATGACAGTGACACATTTTTTGCCGAGAATCTAA
- the fgf3 gene encoding fibroblast growth factor 3 yields the protein MLMIPLLVLLSLLDPVRPRARCDPALACDPRQRRDAGGRGGVYEHLGGAPRRRKLYCATKYHLQIHPNGKIDGSLEENNPFSIMEITAVDVGVVAIKGLFSERYLAMNDKGRLYASEVFNRECEFVERIHELGYNTYASRHHSTEQVLPPGGGSGSNKRRASAKRQWYVSINGKGRPRRGFKTRSTDKASLFLPRVLGHKDHELVRRLRESQSTHHHTQRHSGRRERRRRRHRARKGHDGQSAN from the exons ATGCTGATGATACCTCTGCTGGTGTTGTTAAGCCTGCTGGATCCCGTTCGTCCCCGGGCCCGCTGTGACCCTGCTCTGGCTTGCGACCCCCGGCAGCGGAGAGACGCCGGGGGTCGCGGAGGAGTTTATGAGCACCTCGGAGGAGCACCAAGACGAAGGAAACTCTACTGCGCCACAAAATATCATCTGCAGATCCATCCTAACGGGAAAATAGACGGATCCCTGGAGGAAAACAACCCGTTCA GCATCATGGAGATCACTGCAGTGGATGTGGGTGTCGTAGCCATCAAAGGGCTGTTCTCTGAGAGATATCTGGCCATGAATGATAAAGGTCGGCTCTATGCATCG GAAGTGTTCAACAGGGAGTGTGAGTTTGTGGAGCGGATTCACGAACTTGGGTACAACACCTATGCATCTCGCCACCACTCCACCGAGCAGGTGCTGCCACCAGGGGGTGGCAGTGGCAGCAACAAGCGGCGGGCCAGCGCCAAACGCCAGTGGTATGTTTCCATCAATGGCAAAGGCCGGCCACGGCGTGGCTTCAAAACCAGGAGCACAGATAAAGCCTCGCTTTTCCTGCCCCGGGTGCTGGGCCACAAGGACCATGAGCTGGTGAGGCGGCTTAGAGAAAGTCAGAGCACACACCACCACACGCAACGTCACAGCGGCCGTCGAGAACGTAGAAGGCGGCGACATCGTGCCAGGAAAGGCCATGATGGACAGTCAGCTAATTAA